The Nicotiana tabacum cultivar K326 chromosome 14, ASM71507v2, whole genome shotgun sequence genome contains a region encoding:
- the LOC107793780 gene encoding uncharacterized protein LOC107793780 — MDCTKEEAIRARGIAEKKMENRDFIGAKKFASKAQELFPNLENIEQMVLVCDVYCSAENKTFGNEKNWYDILKVEPTADDSIIRKQYRRLALLLHPDKNKFPGAADAFTLIGEAQMVLLDRQKRMLYNSRRIPSGRSQVPMQQTSCGQPDIRSHPWVQNKFNVKSEFMNQHGTQSGVPRSQPTFWTVCPFCSVKYKYYKSMLNKLLWCQNCKKSYTGHEVNASDATPGTNRSQPASKKNGTTNQDHVKDSSQYTRMSSATKRSCQKKAADEFIQSELPSEVGQESNSNENSENAYGKMNEGLSGEYKRKNTKRKKISAESSENCDSSMSIDSEDDINIEECDHPPGQNSQCLSEQNRRRSTRSRQRVTYRANLSGEEEEEDPSVQNLSEAATPNGENKKLKESFFSEESLSNTAQEVENANARAGVPEKGCGQTFDLPSDLGPSNMNEPETFEYPDPDFSDFEKDREESCFKVGQVWAVYDTLDAMPRFYAVIRKIFSPAFKLHITWLEPDPLDKNETKWQSDGFPASCGMFKLGNSEFAEDHPMFSHLACAKNESSCSNTMKIFPRQGETWAIFKDWDMKWYSPIESKKKYNYEFVEVLSDYADDIGVHVAYLGKVKGFTCLFHRAATKLGEKGQFLIPAKEIFRFSHRVPSFKMTGMERNDVPEGSFELDPASLPIDQLGISVSADLDVEHGNAYNDVSCPRSPAKRVRREAPSLPKSNAWFEDYPFSAMNSEPMAKSDKDISPLDRMERWDDKPQGVLSPADGVEVKLTSEGDTSPVDLKGKSEGNAHPADRRSRINLGNNISLDQRETANCMMYSRMDSVNSAENCVASVANEVPEPEFYNFDAERSLEKFQVGQFWAIYGDEDAMPRYYGQIKKIDPFPNFTLHVAWLYACPPPKGIIQWRDKTMPIGCGMFKFKNRKLNTYTETNAFSHQVGPQPMEKKGAYKIFPRTGEVWAVYKNWSAQLKCDKLEDCEYEIVDVVDVTDKYISVKFLIRVNGFKSVYKPQVKEEANVTVKISLPEQLKFSHQIPAFRLTEERGGIVRGFWELDPAAMPVYLLCTD; from the coding sequence ATGGACTGCACCAAAGAAGAGGCGATCAGGGCTAGAGGGATTGCCGAAAAGAAGATGGAAAATAGAGATTTCATTGGAGCTAAAAAGTTTGCATCTAAAGCCCAGGAGCTCTTTCCTAATCTGGAGAACATTGAGCAGATGGTTTTGGTTTGTGACGTGTATTGCTCTGCGGAGAATAAAACTTTTGGAAACGAGAAAAACTGGTACGATATTCTTAAAGTGGAGCCAACGGCTGATGATTCTATTATCAGGAAGCAATACCGCAGGTTAGCTCTCTTGCTACATCCTGATAAGAACAAGTTCCCTGGTGCAGCTGATGCCTTTACACTGATTGGTGAAGCTCAAATGGTGCTTTTGGATCGACAAAAACGAATGTTGTATAACAGTAGACGCATTCCTTCAGGAAGATCTCAAGTACCAATGCAGCAAACAAGCTGCGGCCAGCCAGATATCAGGTCACATCCTTGGGTACAAAACAAGTTCAATGTCAAATCAGAATTCATGAATCAGCACGGCACTCAATCAGGAGTTCCTAGAAGCCAACCAACTTTTTGGACTGTATGTCCATTCTGTTCTGTTAAGTATAAGTATTATAAGTCCATGCTGAATAAGCTTTTGTGGTGTCAAAACTGTAAAAAGTCCTACACAGGTCATGAAGTAAATGCTTCAGATGCAACACCCGGAACCAATAGGAGTCAGCCTGCTTCCAAGAAGAATGGTACAACAAACCAAGATCATGTTAAAGATAGCTCCCAGTACACTCGTATGAGCTCTGCAACCAAGAGAAGTTGTCAGAAGAAGGCTGCTGATGAATTTATACAGTCAGAGCTTCCCTCAGAGGTTGGTCAGGAGTCTAATAGCAACGAAAACTCAGAAAATGCATATGGAAAAATGAACGAGGGCTTATCAGGGGAATATAAAAGGAAAAACACAAAGAGAAAGAAGATATCAGCAGAATCTAGTGAAAATTGCGATTCATCAATGAGCATAGATTCTGAAGACGATATAAATATTGAAGAGTGTGATCATCCGCCTGGGCAGAACTCTCAATGTCTCAGTGAGCAGAACCGGCGAAGATCTACTCGGTCTAGACAGCGTGTCACTTACCGTGCGAATCTAAGtggcgaagaagaagaagaagacccTTCGGTTCAGAATTTGTCTGAGGCAGCAACTCCCAATGGGGAAAATAAGAAATTAAAGGAAAGTTTTTTCTCTGAAGAGAGCTTGTCGAACACAGCGCAGGAAGTTGAGAATGCAAATGCAAGAGCAGGTGTACCTGAAAAAGGCTGTGGACAGACCTTTGATCTTCCCTCAGATCtagggccttcaaatatgaatgAGCCAGAAACGTTTGAATATCCAGACCCAGATTTTAGTGATTTTGAAAAGGATAGGGAGGAATCTTGCTTTAAGGTTGGACAAGTATGGGCTGTTTATGATACTCTGGATGCCATGCCGAGATTCTATGCAGTCATCAGGAAGATTTTCTCTCCTGCGTTTAAGTTGCACATTACTTGGTTAGAGCCCGATCCGTTGGATAAAAATGAAACCAAATGGCAATCTGACGGCTTTCCAGCTTCTTGTGGTATGTTCAAACTGGGAAACTCAGAATTCGCTGAAGATCATCCAATGTTCTCACATTTGGCCTGTGCAAAAAATGAAAGCAGCTGTTCCAATACGATGAAGATATTTCCACGGCAAGGTGAAACTTGGGCAATCTTTAAAGATTGGGATATGAAATGGTATTCTCCTATTGAGAGCAAGAAAAAGTACAATTACGAGTTTGTTGAGGTGCTGTCAGACTATGCTGATGATATTGGTGTTCATGTTGCATACTTGGGTAAAGTAAAAGGCTTCACTTGTCTTTTTCATCGAGCTGCAACAAAACTAGGGGAAAAGGGCCAGTTTCTAATTCCTGCAAAGGAGATATTTAGATTCTCTCATAGAGTTCCTTCATTTAAGATGACAGGCATGGAGAGGAATGATGTTCCTGAAGGATCCTTCGAACTAGACCCTGCTTCTTTACCCATTGACCAACTAGGCATTTCTGTGTCTGCAGATCTTGACGTCGAGCATGGGAATGCATACAATGATGTCTCTTGTCCTAGATCTCCAGCAAAGAGGGTGAGACGAGAGGCACCTTCTTTGCCAAAATCAAACGCATGGTTTGAAGACTATCCGTTTTCTGCAATGAATTCAGAACCGATGGCAAAGTCTGATAAAGATATATCACCTCTAGACAGAATGGAACGATGGGATGATAAGCCACAGGGCGTTTTATCTCCTGCAGATGGGGTGGAAGTGAAGCTAACATCCGAAGGAGATACATCTCCTGTTGATCTGAAGGGGAAGTCTGAAGGAAATGCACATCCTGCTGATAGACGATCCAGAATTAACTTAGGAAATAATATATCCTTAGATCAAAGAGAGACAGCTAACTGTATGATGTACAGTCGCATGGATTCGGTAAATTCTGCAGAAAACTGTGTAGCATCAGTAGCTAATGAGGTTCCTGAACCCGAATTCTACAACTTTGATGCTGAGAGATCACTGGAGAAGTTTCAAGTTGGTCAATTTTGGGCAATTTACGGTGATGAAGACGCCATGCCGAGGTACTATGGCCAGATAAAGAAGATAGATCCTTTCCCTAATTTTACCTTGCACGTGGCTTGGCTTTATGCCTGTCCACCACCTAAAGGTATAATACAGTGGCGTGATAAAACAATGCCAATTGGTTGTGGAATGTTTAAGTTTAAAAACAGAAAGCTGAACACATATACGGAAACCAATGCTTTTTCGCATCAAGTAGGACCACAACCTATGGAGAAGAAGGGTGCCTACAAGATCTTCCCCAGAACAGGTGAAGTTTGGGCAGTTTATAAAAACTGGAGTGCTCAGCTGAAATGTGACAAACTGGAAGATTGTGAGTATGAAATTGTTGATGTTGTGGATGTTACTGATAAGTACATATCCGTAAAGTTCTTAATACGGGTAAACGGTTTCAAgtctgtctacaagcctcaaGTGAAAGAAGAGGCAAATGTAACTGTGAAAATATCTCTACCCGAGCAACTCAAGTTCTCTCATCAAATTCCTGCTTTTCGCCTGACAGAAGAGAGAGGTGGCATCGTGCGAGGTTTCTGGGAGCTCGATCCAGCAGCAATGCCTGTTTATTTACTTTGTACAGACTGA